In a genomic window of Tachysurus vachellii isolate PV-2020 chromosome 13, HZAU_Pvac_v1, whole genome shotgun sequence:
- the cfl1 gene encoding cofilin-1, translating into MASGVQVHETVLTIFNEMKVRKAQPSEEERKNRKKAVMFCLSENKKEIVMEEGREVLQGDEGDPFLAFVSMLPPDDCRYALYDATYETKETKKEDLVFIFWAPESAPLKSKMIYASSKDAIKKKFTGIKHEWQVNGIEDIKDRKTLAEKIGGASVITLEGKPLDECCHHGK; encoded by the exons ATG gCCTCCGGAGTTCAAGTCCACGAGACTGTGCTGACCAtctttaatgaaatgaaagtgcGCAAGGCTCAGCCCagtgaagaggagaggaagaacAGGAAGAAGGCTGTGATGTTCTGCCTGAGTGAGAACAAAAAGGAAATCGTCATGGAAGAGGGTCGTGAGGTCCTGCAGGGAGATGAGGGTGACCCTTTCCTGGCGTTTGTTAGTATGCTGCCCCCTGATGACTGCCGTTATGCTCTGTATGATGCCACATATGAGACCAAGGAGACCAAGAAGGAGGACCTGGTATTCATCTTTTG GGCCCCAGAGAGTGCTCCACTGAAGAGCAAGATGATCTATGCCAGCTCTAAGGATGCAATCAAGAAGAAGTTCACAG GTATCAAGCACGAGTGGCAAGTGAATGGGATTGAGGACATCAAGGACCGAAAGACTCTTGCTGAAAAGATTGGGGGCGCTTCGGTGATCACCCTGGAAGGGAAACCTCTGGATGAATGTTGCCACCATGGGAAATAG
- the prss23 gene encoding serine protease 23 — translation MAHYWRSSLARFYVVGQLLLLLLSKSSLSMSASTDLSLNPHIPSLVPHTSLALSRSRFSAKAQLDFTTHCNASCYHKVEDIDKEHLTEQLAFETLYADGSRTLTTVNLEDDDADSNISSALSIKRKPKLTFPHKRTRRQIYGADGRFNIRGDHFLLDYPFSTAVRISTGCTGVLVSKQHVLTAAHCVHDGKDYVKGARKLRVGFLIPPSATNTTEDMKKALVRWVRVRRTRVPKGWIQGPQDVSMDYDYALLELRWPHRRPFMRLAVAPSSNDLAGKRIHFSGFDSDRPGELVYRFCPVEDESNDLIYQHCDARPGASGSGVYGRVWDDVLERWERKVIGIFSGHQWLEINGESRDYNVAVRFTPLKFAQICYWVHGNKADCSQY, via the coding sequence ATGGCGCATTACTGGAGATCGAGCTTGGCACGTTTCTACGTTGTTGGTCAGCTCCTCTTACTTCTCCTATCCAAGTCTTCTCTGTCAATGAGCGCATCCACTGACTTGTCCCTGAATCCACACATCCCATCTCTGGTGCCTCACACCAGTTTGGCTCTCTCTCGTTCCCGTTTCAGTGCAAAGGCCCAGCTGGACTTTACCACCCACTGCAATGCCAGCTGCTACCACAAGGTAGAAGACATTGACAAAGAACATCTAACTGAGCAGCTGGCCTTCGAAACACTGTATGCGGATGGCTCACGTACACTAACCACTGTCAATCTagaagatgatgatgctgaCAGCAACATTTCTTCTGCACTGTCCATCAAGAGGAAGCCTAAACTCACATTCCCTCACAAAAGAACAAGAAGGCAAATCTATGGTGCAGATGGACGCTTCAACATTCGTGGTGACCACTTCCTGTTGGATTACCCCTTCTCCACAGCTGTACGCATCTCAACAGGCTGCACTGGTGTTCTGGTATCCAAACAACATGTGCTGACCGCTGCCCACTGTGTACATGATGGAAAAGATTATGTCAAAGGTGCACGTAAGCTCAGAGTTGGTTTCCTCATACCACCTTCAGCTACTAATACCACAGAAGACATGAAAAAGGCCTTGGTGCGCTGGGTGAGAGTTCGGCGGACACGTGTGCCTAAAGGATGGATACAAGGACCCCAGGATGTCAGCATGGATTACGACTATGCCCTTTTGGAACTGCGTTGGCCACATCGCCGCCCATTTATGCGCCTTGCTGTAGCTCCTTCTTCTAATGATTTGGCTGGAAAACGCATCCATTTCTCTGGGTTTGACAGCGATAGGCCAGGAGAGCTTGTGTATCGTTTCTGCCCTGTAGAAGATGAGAGTAATGATCTAATATACCAGCATTGTGATGCAAGACCTGGGGCTAGTGGGTCTGGGGTGTATGGTCGTGTATGGGATGATGTTCTGGAGCGTTGGGAGCGCAAGGTGATTGGCATCTTCTCAGGACACCAATGGTTGGAGATCAACGGTGAAAGCCGTGACTACAATGTAGCCGTCCGTTTCACTCCCCTGAAATTTGCTCAGATCTGTTACTGGGTGCATGGAAACAAAGCAGACTGCAGTCAGTACTGA